A stretch of Prunus dulcis chromosome 6, ALMONDv2, whole genome shotgun sequence DNA encodes these proteins:
- the LOC117632534 gene encoding GLABRA2 expression modulator, with amino-acid sequence MDPPKPVSEAEAKTHAPNQTQDPNPKAAGEALNGDQNWATFVMGSQAQTQTEASGTPTGSGPKKSVHWSPELVSESHNSSAGVASDSHQGSNPYVAPSPMLTSSFSFKDSVETVRGVFGRWRKSVGEATKKAEDLAGNTWQHLKTSPSFADAAMGRIAQGTKVLAEGGYEKIFQSTFETAPEEQLQNSFACYLSTSAGPVMGVLYVSTAKLAYCSDNPISYKADDQTEWSYYKVVIPLHQLKAVNPSSSRSNPAEKYIQVISVDNHEFWFMGFLNYDGAVQSLQEALQARSSCV; translated from the exons ATGGACCCGCCCAAGCCCGTCTCCGAGGCCGAGGCCAAAACGCACGCTCCGAACCAGACTCAAGATCCGAACCCGAAAGCGGCTGGCGAAGCTCTGAACGGGGATCAGAACTGGGCTACCTTCGTCATGGGATCACAGGCTCAGACTCAGACCGAGGCCTCCGGGACTCCCACGGGTTCCGGGCCCAAGAAGTCGGTTCATTGGAGCCCCGAATTGGTCTCCGAATCGCACAACAGTAGCGCCGGTGTCGCCTCTGATTCGCATCAGGGATCCAATCCCTACGTGGCTCCTTCCCCAATGCTCACCTCCTCTTTCTCATTCAAAG ATTCGGTGGAGACTGTAAGGGGCGTGTTTGGAAGATGGAGAAAGTCGGTGGGGGAGGCTACTAAGAAGGCTGAGGATCTCGCTGGAAACACGTGGCAGCACT TGAAAACAAGCCCTAGTTTTGCTGATGCTGCCATGGGAAGAATTGCACAAGGAACAAAGGTTCTAGCAGAAGGTGGTTATGAGAAGATCTTCCAGTCAACCTTTGAGACAGCTCCTGAGGAGCAACTtcaaaattcatttgcatgttACTTATCCACATCAGCTGGTCCAGTCATGGGAGTTTTATATGTTTCTACCGCAAAACTTGCTTATTGTAGTGATAATCCCATTTCATACAAAGCTGATGACCAAACTGAATGGAGCTATTACAAG GTGGTTATCCCATTACATCAGCTTAAAGCAGTTAATCCTTCATCAAGCAGATCAAACCCTGCTGAAAAGTACATCCAGGTTATCTCCGTTGATAACCATGAGTTTTGGTTCATGGGCTTCTTAAATTATGATGGTGCTGTGCAATCCCTACAAGAAGCTCTGCAAGCCCGGAGCTCATGTGTGTGA
- the LOC117632980 gene encoding zinc-finger homeodomain protein 1-like: MEFEDQEEHDEEMEMAASYDSLGNSAGGVRVKMSSSGPEGVAAITAAAAASQQQQQQQQQQQQQRKGASRYRECLKNHAVGIGGHALDGCGEFMPAGAEGTLDGLKCAACNCHRNFHRKEGDSGGLALMTPDPYGQLVPLHGQHNHPQFSPYYRTPAGYLHLAPHHRPLALPSTSGGGGTHSRGEEQEDDVSNPSGGGGGGGDLGMGGGLHGTASSGKKRFRTKFTAEQKERMLTLAETLGWRIQKQDEPAIQQFCNETGVKRHVLKVWMHNNKHTLGPSNDEPNPS; encoded by the exons ATGGAGTTCGAGGATCAAGAGGAGCACGACGAAGAGATGGAGATGGCGGCGAGTTACGACTCGCTCGGAAACTCAGCGGGTGGCGTCCGGGTCAAAATGTCGAGTTCTGGACCCGAGGGCGTGGCAGCAATAacggcggcggcggcggcgtctcagcagcagcagcagcagcaacaacagcaacagcagcagaGGAAGGGCGCCTCGAGGTACAGAGAGTGCCTGAAGAACCACGCGGTCGGGATTGGAGGCCACGCGCTCGACGGCTGCGGCGAGTTCATGCCGGCCGGTGCCGAGGGCACGCTCGACGGGCTAAAATGCGCAGCCTGCAACTGCCACCGCAACTTCCACCGCAAGGAGGGCGACTCGGGCGGGCTCGCGCTCATGACCCCCGACCCGTACGGGCAGCTGGTGCCGCTCCACGGGCAGCACAACCACCCGCAGTTCTCGCCGTACTACCGGACGCCAGCAGGGTACCTCCACTTGGCGCCGCACCACAGGCCTCTGGCCCTGCCGTCGACTTCGGGAGGGGGCGGGACCCACAGCAGGGGGGAGGAGCAGGAGGACGACGTGTCGAATCCTAGCGGAGGCGGCGGCGGCGGAGGGGATTTGGGAATGGGAGGGGGGTTACATGGAACGGCGTCTTCCGGGAAGAAGAGGTTCAGGACGAAGTTTACGGCGGAGCAGAAGGAGAGGATGTTGACTTTGGCGGAGACGCTGGGGTGGAGGATTCAGAAGCAGGACGAGCCGGCGATTCAGCAGTTCTGCAACGAGACTGGAGTGAAGCGTCACGTCCTCAAGGTTTGGATGCATAACAACAAGCACACTCTGG GGCCTTCAAATGATGAACCCAACCCGAGTTGA